The following proteins come from a genomic window of Natronosalvus vescus:
- a CDS encoding type II toxin-antitoxin system VapC family toxin, with protein MKLCDTSVLVDIDRGGVTNQVAKLDDEGRHAISAVTVTELRLGVNKRYADSGTRQDALEDLGRLLARFEIVDVDRAVATAAAEIISELQHQGTPLHDLHDVYIGATAMVEQLPVLTGNVDHFDRMDGVTVVDWSTF; from the coding sequence ATGAAACTTTGTGACACGTCGGTGCTCGTCGATATCGACCGCGGCGGGGTCACCAACCAGGTCGCTAAACTCGATGATGAGGGGCGCCACGCGATCAGTGCGGTCACGGTCACCGAACTGCGCCTCGGTGTGAACAAGCGATACGCGGATAGTGGGACACGACAAGACGCACTCGAGGATCTCGGGCGGCTACTTGCGCGGTTCGAGATTGTCGACGTCGATCGTGCGGTCGCGACCGCTGCCGCTGAAATCATCAGCGAGCTCCAACATCAAGGCACGCCACTACACGACCTCCACGACGTTTACATCGGGGCAACGGCGATGGTCGAGCAGCTCCCGGTGCTGACCGGGAACGTCGACCATTTCGACCGGATGGATGGCGTGACTGTCGTCGACTGGTCGACGTTTTGA
- a CDS encoding ComEC/Rec2 family competence protein produces MKRLLLIVLVVAMLVLAGCVDGTSIETDDPTVQTDDDLEDADSNGAEDGHDPGDAPDVDGELEIHHIDVGQADATLLIEPSGETMLIDSGDWRQGGSDVIEYLEAQDVDRIDHLVATHGHADHIGGHDGIIEHYETERDGIGTAYDSGVAATSQTYDRYLDAIEEYDVELLIVEEGDHIEFGEADVNVHNPPAGDSGSDLHYNSVALIIEFGEFSYLTTGDAEADAEQRMVDEHGDQLEADAYQAGHHGSTTSSTTPFMDQVTPSVAIISSAYDSQYGHPHDEVLEDYAERGIETYWTAVHGDVVLTTDGSDIALEVEHEFSTDAADLLEEKPADDDETQELITPPIDVATAPLAG; encoded by the coding sequence ATGAAACGACTCCTCCTCATTGTGCTTGTCGTGGCGATGCTCGTTCTTGCAGGCTGTGTTGATGGGACGAGTATTGAAACCGATGACCCCACAGTACAAACAGATGATGACCTCGAGGATGCCGATTCGAACGGCGCTGAAGACGGACACGACCCAGGTGATGCTCCCGATGTCGACGGAGAGCTCGAGATTCACCATATCGACGTTGGCCAGGCCGACGCCACGCTCCTGATCGAACCCTCCGGTGAGACGATGCTCATCGACTCCGGCGACTGGCGCCAAGGAGGCTCCGACGTGATCGAGTACCTCGAGGCACAAGACGTCGATCGGATCGACCATCTCGTTGCGACCCACGGGCACGCCGACCACATTGGTGGTCACGACGGGATTATCGAGCACTACGAAACCGAACGGGACGGCATCGGCACAGCTTACGACTCTGGCGTGGCAGCCACGAGCCAGACGTACGACCGATATCTCGATGCCATCGAAGAGTACGATGTCGAACTCCTGATCGTCGAAGAGGGCGACCATATCGAGTTCGGCGAGGCGGACGTCAACGTCCACAATCCGCCGGCAGGCGACTCGGGCTCAGACCTTCACTACAACAGTGTGGCGCTTATCATCGAGTTCGGTGAATTCTCCTATCTCACCACAGGCGATGCGGAAGCCGATGCCGAGCAACGGATGGTCGACGAACACGGAGACCAACTCGAGGCAGACGCATATCAGGCGGGCCATCACGGTTCGACGACGTCCTCAACAACGCCGTTCATGGATCAAGTCACTCCGAGCGTGGCGATCATCTCGAGTGCGTACGACTCCCAGTACGGACATCCACACGACGAGGTTCTCGAGGACTACGCCGAACGAGGAATCGAGACGTACTGGACTGCGGTTCACGGCGACGTCGTACTCACGACTGACGGGAGCGATATAGCACTCGAGGTGGAACACGAGTTCTCGACTGACGCTGCAGATCTCCTCGAGGAGAAACCAGCTGACGATGACGAGACACAGGAGTTGATCACCCCACCGATTGACGTGGCTACAGCACCACTAGCGGGCTAA
- a CDS encoding antitoxin VapB family protein has translation MSKNIAISDDVYRELKREKGDRSFSDVIRDHLEERRQLADITGAGVLDRETYDDVKDDIGRLSRGTLENLDNETL, from the coding sequence ATGAGTAAGAACATAGCAATTTCCGATGACGTCTATCGCGAACTCAAACGCGAGAAGGGAGACCGCAGCTTCAGCGACGTCATCAGGGATCATCTTGAGGAGCGCCGCCAGCTCGCCGACATTACGGGCGCAGGCGTCCTCGACCGAGAGACGTACGACGACGTCAAAGACGATATCGGGCGGTTGAGCCGCGGTACGCTCGAGAATCTCGACAATGAAACTTTGTGA
- a CDS encoding DUF3006 domain-containing protein has translation MTETYTATLDRIVDGRTAVLLLEENGETVEQLDVDITKLPDEGQHEGAVLEITVEASEFCEAEYLPDVTQSRKESTQERLDRLSNRLSDRTRD, from the coding sequence ATGACTGAGACATATACTGCGACGCTTGATCGGATCGTCGACGGACGGACAGCGGTGCTCTTACTCGAGGAGAACGGTGAAACCGTCGAACAGCTTGACGTCGACATAACGAAGCTACCGGACGAAGGACAGCACGAAGGGGCAGTTCTCGAGATCACCGTTGAAGCAAGCGAATTTTGTGAAGCCGAATACCTTCCTGACGTCACACAGTCTCGCAAAGAGAGTACACAGGAACGTCTCGATCGTCTTTCAAACCGATTGTCCGATCGGACAAGGGACTGA